A DNA window from Cutaneotrichosporon cavernicola HIS019 DNA, chromosome: 2 contains the following coding sequences:
- a CDS encoding uncharacterized protein (Belongs to the aldehyde dehydrogenase family) produces the protein MVHSNFKLAEPSLLLTKGWINDEQVSAASGKTFDVIDPANGDVWTSAPAMDQVDTDKAIAAATEAFKSFSQVTARQRARMILKLDELVREHKEDLAQLLVMESGKALVEARAEVDYATTYSWLMAGEAERIQGEAIKANDNPSMRFFTQKVPIGPVALLCPWNFPLVIVLRKMATALAAGCTMVIKPSPETPTTTLALALLAQKAGVPKGVVNVVTASNETTPEVGKKLCEDKRIKKVSFTGSTAIGKLLMSLCAPSLKKMTLELGGNGGWVVFDDAELEKSADALMANKLRHAGQVCVCANRVFVQKGVFDKFAALVEERMRKLKFGHGLDHDSTNGPVTTERGAARAVTLVEDAVNNGGKLVMGGKRFGTGYLFEPTLVLGAGREAQVYREEMFAPIVSLYPFEDEDEVVELCNATDMGLSNYVWTQNISRAWRCFERLESGTVAINTANANTAESPFGGIKESGIGKEGGLHHGVDEFCVIKVAAMTV, from the exons ATGGTCCACTCAAACttcaagctcgccgagccATCCCTGCTCCTCACCAAGGGCTGGATCAACGACGAACAGGTCTCCGCAGCGTCAGGTAAGACGTTCGATGTCATCGACCCAGCCAACGGTGATGTCTggacctcggcgcccgCCATGGACCAAGTCGACACGGACAAGGCGATCGCGGCTGCTACCGAAGCATTCAAGTCGTTCTCACAGGTCAcggcgcgccagcgcgccCGCATGAttctcaagctcgacgagctcgtgcgcgagcacaaggaggacctcgcgcagctgctcgTCATGGAGTCTGGCAAGGCGCTTGTCGAGGCCCGCGCAGAGGTCGACTATGCCA CAACTTACTCATGGCTCATGGCTGGCGAGGCTGAGCGCATCCAGGGCGAGGCAATTAAGGCCAATGACAACCCCTCGATGCGCTTCTTCACCCAGAAGGTGCCGATCGGTCCCGTCGCCCTCTTGTGTCC ATGGAACTTCCCGCTGGTTATCGTGCTGCGCAAGATGGCGACAGCGCTCGCTGCCGGATGCACGATGGTGATCAAGCCGTCGCCTGAgacaccgacgacgacgctcgccctcgctctTCTCGCACAGAAAGCCGGCGTTCCCAAGGGTGTGGTCAACGTCGTGACTGCTTCCAACGAGACGACGCCCGAGGTCGGAAAGAAGTTGTGTGAGGATAAGCGGATCAAGAAGGTTTCGTTCACGGGCTCGACGGCGAtcggcaagctcctcatGTCACTGTGCGCGCCGTCTCTCAAGAAGATGACGCTCGAACTTGGCGGTAACGGCGGGTGGGTGGTGTTcgacgatgccgagctcgaaAAGTctgccgacgcgctcatgGCCAACAAGCTGCGTCACGCAGGCCAGGTATGCGTGTGTGCGAACCGCGTGTTCGTGCAGAAGGGCGTATTTGACAAGTTTGCcgctctcgtcgaggaacgtatgcgcaagctcaagtTCGGACACGGCCTCGACCACGACTCGACCAACGGACCAGTGACGACTGAGCGTGgtgctgcgcgcgcggtcacgctcgtcgaggacgcagTCAACAacggcggcaagctcgtcatGGGCGGTAAACGCTTCGGTACCGGATACCTATTTGAGCCGACGCTTGTGCTCGGCGCTGGCCGCGAGGCGCAGGTGTACCGCGAGGAGATGTTTGCGCCCATCGTCTCGCTGTACCcgttcgaggacgaggacgaggtggtcgaGCTGTGCAACGCCACCGACATGGGTCTCTCCAACTATGTGTGGACACAGAACATTAGCCGCGCATGGCGCTGCttcgagcgcctcgagagCGGTACCGTCGCCATCAACACTGCTAATGCCAACACGGCCGAAAGCCCGTTCGGCGGCATCAAGGAGTCGGGTATCGGCAAGGAGGGTGGCCTGCACCATGGTGTTGATGAGTTCTGCGTCATCAAGGTGGCCGCGATGACTGTTTGA
- a CDS encoding uncharacterized protein (Taurine catabolism dioxygenase TauD, TfdA family), which yields MAPITTEIPTATELNLSLKAPSPNPKSQRFSRTGRPDSEYPYKAFLPAWNAETTYPPFKEFENVDPGVAAQAHDDPRVVLAHTDVEVEDMGPRFGSVISGDQLTDLDADGRQQLALYVT from the coding sequence ATGGCTCCCATCACGACCGAGATCCCCACCGCAACCGAGCTTAACCTCTCGCTCAAGGCTCCCAGTCCCAATCCCAAGTCGCAGCGGTTTAGCCGGACGGGCCGCCCCGACTCCGAGTACCCGTACAAGGCGTTCCTCCCCGCCTGGAACGCCGAGACAACGTACCCGCCCTTCAAGGAGTTTGAGAACGTCGACCCGGGCGTGGCAGCCCAGGCCCATGACGACCCGCGCGTAGTCCTAGCCCACACCGAcgtggaggtggaggacaTGGGCCCGCGATTCGGGAGCGTCATCTCTGGAGACCAGTTGACTGATCTCGATGCGGACGGACGCCAGCAACTCGCCCTGTATGTGACCTAG
- a CDS encoding uncharacterized protein (Peroxidase), which produces MSVAPGDYDGIRKQIKAILKQPGYDDGSAGPIFVRLAWHASGTYSVNPGNGGSNGAGMRFAPESSDGANDGLEHARAFLEPIKAANPWISYADLWTLAGVTSVEALGGPKVPWTPGRTDFPTKVEANTRGDIENRLPDASQGAQHLRDVFYRMGFNDQEIVALSGAHNLGRCHSDRSGFDGQWVVNPTRFSNQFFKLLLTRKWVPKKWDGPFQYETIVAGTPVMALPTDMVLVEDPAFRVWAEKYAKDQKLFFEHFAAAFGKLIELGVSRDGKGVALVAGATGGCPFAHLARDRARL; this is translated from the exons ATGTCTGTCGCTCCCGGTGATTACGACG GTATCCGCAAGCAGATCAAGGCGATCCTCAAGCAGCCTGGCTACGACGACGGCTCTGCTGGCCCCATCTTCGTCCGTCTCGCATGGCACGCATCGGGCACCTACTCTGTCAACCCCGGTAACGGCGGTTCCAACGGTGCCGGTATGCGTTTCGCACCCGAG TCTTCCGACGGCGCCAacgacggcctcgagcacgcCCGCGCCTTCCTCGAACCCATCAAGGCCGCCAACCCATGGATCTCTTACGCCGACCTGTGGACTCTCGCTGGCGTCACGTCGGTCGAGGCACTCGGAGGACCAAAGGTCCCCTGGACGCCGGGGCGTACCGACTTCCCAACTAAGGTTGAGGCCAACACTCGCGGCGACATTGAGAACCG cctccCCGACGCCTCACAGGGCGCCCAGCACCTCCGCGACGTCTTCTACCGCATGGGCTTCAACGACCAGGAGATTGTCGCCCTCAGCGGCGCTCACAACCTCGGCCGCTGCCACTCGGACCGTTCAGGCTTCGACGGCCAGTGGGTCGTCAACCCAACCCGCTTCTCCAACCAGTTCTTCAAGCTCCTCCTGACCCGCAAGTGGGTGCCTAAGAAGTGGGACGGCCCATTCCAGTATGAGACCATTGTTGCCGGCACGCCTGTCATGGCCCTGCCGACGGACATggtgctcgtcgaggaccccGCGTTCCGCGTCTGGGCTGAGAAGTACGCCAAGGACCAGAAGCTCTTCTTTGAGCACTTTGCCGCTGCGTTCGGCAAGCTCATTGAGCTCGGCGTTTCCCGGGACGGCAAGGGCGTCGCTCTTGTTGCGGGCGCAACGGGGGGTTGCCCCTTCGCccacctcgcgcgcgaccggGCTCGCCTCTAA
- the RMD1 gene encoding uncharacterized protein (Uncharacterised ACR, YagE family COG1723): MARNTLGRMPANSLPLPYAHVQQPAPRREPRQPSRTSKVNTKLKVLPTQPDTIPEEDDEDNSANDEVDEEQNGVKFFTPLYQIPAGSARRDALNLTRSEKAKLPRVTAYCTAASYDLEGLQTYLSNRPLAYRTHPRLFEAECLYTQYLPPASPNSVVPIHRSPVIKPLQPLTTVPEGDLLNLGEDQWRYTPPRPKRQTGFAKRPGGNTRRDRERALDRDRDDVENDSDCDDWEEEDWVPDVFLFEYGTVVIWGMTEKEEKQFLRSLKKYEVERLSAEDIEMEDLNFYYADYSRIFNDVITLRKGSSYMTKLALSHALSQSVKISLFEELISATIEQTKDIPQKLSETGKIGLPRSEIMKQIGSLFILRININLVASVLDSPEFFWTFPDLEPLYNACRQYLEIPQRIDLLNARVDVLHDMLNLLKESVNSSHGEHLEAVVILLIALEIVLGVITIYVDVSVS, translated from the exons ATGGCACGAAATACCTTGGGCCGCATGCCGGCCAATTCACTTCCTCTCCCATATGCGCACGTTCAACAACCGGCACCGCGGCGCGAGCCCCGCCAGCCCAGCCG CACGTCCAAGGTCAACACGA AGCTCAAGGTCCTCCCCACGCAGCCAGATACCATCCccgaagaggacgacgaggataaTTCCGCCAACGAtgaggtggatgaggagcaGAACGGCGTCAAA TTCTTCACCCCGCTATATCAGATTCCTGCCGGTTCGGCAAGGCGCGACGCGTTGAATCTGACGCGCTCggagaaggccaagctTCCGCGCGTGACAGCCTACTGCACAGCTGCCTCGTACGACTTGGAGGGGCTACAGACGTACCTCTCCAATCGTCCACTTGCCTATCGCACGCACCCGCGCCTCTTCGAGGCCGAGTGCCTATACACACAGTATCTCCCACCTGCTTCACCCAACTCGGTGGTCCCCATTCATCGCAGTCCTGTGATTAAGCCCCTCCAGCCGCTCACGACTGTGCCTGAGGGCGACTTATTGaatctcggcgaggaccaGTGGCGCTATaccccgccgcgccccaAACGCCAGACGGGCTTCGCCAAGCGTCCCGGCGGAAATACTCGGCGGGATCGCGaacgcgcgctcgaccgcgaccgcgacgatGTGGAGAACGACTCGGATTGCGACGattgggaggaggaggattgGGTGCCGGACGTGTTCCTGTTCGAGTACGGTACAGTCGTCATCTGGGGGATgacggagaaggaggagaagcagTTCCTGCGTAGCCT CAAAAAGTacgaggttgagcgcctcagcgccgaggacattgAGATGGAGGACCTCAACTTCTACTATGCGGACTACTCGcg AATCTTCAACGATGTCATTACGTTGCGCAAGGGCTCGTCATATAT gaCCAAGCTCGCGTTATCACATGCCCTGTCACAGTCGGTCAAGATCTCGCTCTTCGAGGAGCTGATCTCGGCGACAATCGAGCAGACCAAGGACATTCCTCAGAAGCTCAGTGAGACGGGCAAGATTGGC CTGCCCCGCAGCGAGATCATGAAGCAGATTGGCAGCCTGTTCATCCTGCGGATCAACATTAACCTTGTTGCCTCTGTTCTTGACTCGCCG GAGTTCTTCTG GACATTCCCAGACCTCGAGCCGCTGTACAACGCGTGTCGGCAATATCTTGAAATTCCGCAGCGCATCGACTTGCTGAATGCGCGTGTCGATGTCCTACACGATATGCTCAACCTTCTCAAGGAGTCGGTTAACAGCTCGCACGGCGAGCACTTGGAGGCAGTTGTCATTCTCTTAAT TGCGTTGGAGATTGTACTGGGAGTCATTACTATCTACGTGGACGTGAGTGTCTCGTAG
- the ACO2 gene encoding uncharacterized protein (Aconitase family (aconitate hydratase)): MLYQRTRPAVTRLLAHRGLATPASLSAKDCTSITPPYPRLLETLNEVRNVLGKDRKLTLAEKILYAHLRNPEESLGGGGQIRGDRYLKLRPDRVAMQDASAQMALLQFMTCGLSECAVPASIHCDHLIQAQTGAAEDLSRSIENNKEVFDFLESAGHKYGIEFWKPGSGIIHQIVLENYAAPGLLMLGTDSHTPNAGGLGMLAIGVGGADAVDALTDTPWELKAPLITGVKLTGQLNGWATPKDLILHLAGKLTVRGGTGRILEYFGPGVEAQSCTGLATIANMGAEVGATTSTFPYSANMREYLQATGRAPVAAAADQAAQAGFLAADEGAEFDELIEINLSELEPQLNGPFTPDLATPLSKFGSFIAENKFPNTLSAAAIGSCTNSSYEDMSRVASIAEQAKAAGLKSKVPFLVTPGSEMIRATIERDGLQGSLESVGATVLANACGPCIGQWKRDDHQGEDNAILTSFNRNFKARNDGNLKTMNFLASPEIVTAMAFSGDLNFNPMTDSIDTPNGPFKFQPPSGDRLPPRGYTGGDLSFAPTPSPKPMPETEIAISPSSTRLEILEPFGTAFANGPTELPELTCLLRVRGKCTTDHISAAGAWLKYKGHLSNISENTLMTAVNDEGGAINVARDAEGEDTIPHVMQRYKKRGEPWMLVVDDNYGEGSAREHAALQPRFYGCGLIVARSFARIHETNLKKQGVLPLWLSDKADYSKISAGDKVQTEGLKELLEGKADAQIRLKVTKPSGEVEYVPTTHTMSVDQLNWLRAGSALNYIGEQARAAGAI, from the exons ATGCTCTACCAAAGGACACGCCCAGCAGTCACACGCCTCCTGGCTCACCGTGGCCTTGCCACCCCGGCCTCGCTCTCAGCCAAGGACTGCACGTCCATCACCCCTCCCTAcccccgtctcctcgaAACGCTCAACGAGGTCCGCAATGTCCTTGGCAAGGACCGcaagctcaccctcgccgagaagaTACTCTATGCGCACCTTCGTAACCCAGAGGAGTCActcggtggcggcggtcAGATCCGTGGCGACCGCTACCTCAAGCTCCGCCCTGACCGTGTTGCCATGCAG GATGCGTCCGCACAGATGGCTCTGCTCCAGTTCATGACTTGTGGCCTGTCCGAGTGCGCGGTTCCTGCTTCGATCCACTGTGACCACCTTATCCAGGCACAAACTGgtgccgccgaggacctTTCCCGCTCGATCGAGAACAACAAGGAGGTCTTTGACTTCCTCGAGTCTGCTGGCCACAAGTACGGCATCGAGTTCTGGAAGCCCGGATCGGGTATTATCCACCAGATCGTCCTTGAAAACTATGCCGCCCCTGGTCTTCTCATGCTTGGCACCGACTCGCACACGCCGAATGCCGGTGGCCTTGGCATGCTCGCTATCGGTGTTGGTGgtgccgacgccgtcgacgcgctcaccGACACTCCATGggagctcaaggcgccCCTCATCACGGGCGTCAAGCTCACCGGTCAGCTGAACGGTTGGGCTACTCCCAAGGACCTCATTCTCCACCTTGCCGGCAAGCTCACTGTTCGC GGCGGTACTGGCCGTATTCTTGAGTACTTTGGCCCCGGTGTCGAGGCACAGTCCTGCACTGGTCTCGCGACGATCGCCAACATGggtgccgaggtcggcgcgaCCACGTCCACCTTCCCCTACTCGGCCAACATGCGCGAGTACCTCCAGGCTACCGGCCGTGCTCCTGTTGCCGCTGCGGCGGACCAGGCGGCCCAAGCCGGCTTCCTTGCCGCtgacgagggcgccgagttcgacgagctcatcgagaTCAACCTctccgagctcgagccccAGCTCAACGGCCCCTTCACTCCCGACCTTGCCACTCCTCTCTCCAAGTTTGGCTCATTCATTGCCGAGAACAAGTTCCCCAACACCCTCTCGGCTGCGGCGATCGGCTCGTGCACCAACTCGTCGTACGAGGACATGTCGCGCGTCGCCTCCATCGCCGagcaggccaaggctgcggGCCTCAAGTCCAAGGTTCCTTTCCTCGTCACTCCGGGCTCTGAGATGATCCGCGCCACcattgagcgcgacggcctCCAAGGCTCGCTCGAGAGCGTCGGTGCTACTGTCCTTGCTAACGCATGCGGTCCCTGCATTGGTCAGTGGAAGCGTGACGACCAccagggcgaggacaaCGCCATCCTCACCTCGTTCAACCGCAACTTCAAGGCCCGTAACGATGGCAACCTGAAGACGATGAACTTCCTCGCGTCCCCGGAGATTGTCACCGCGATGGCGTTCTCCGGTGACCTCAACTTCAACCCTATGACCGACTCGATCGACACCCCCAACGGACCGTTCAAGTTCCAGCCTCCTTCGGGTGAccgcctccctcctcggGGCTACACCGGCGGCGACCTCTCGTTCGCTCCCACTCCTTCGCCGAAGCCTATGCCCGAGACTGAGATTgccatctcgccctcgtcgacgcgtctCGAGATCCTCGAGCCCTTCGGCACGGCCTTTGCCAACGGGCCTACCGAGCTCCCTGAGCTCACGTGCTTACTCCGTGTCCGTGGCAAGTGCACGACCGACCACATCAGTGCCGCGGGCGCTTGGCTCAAGTACAAGGGCCACCTCTCCAACATCTCGGAGAACACTCTCATGACCGCCGTCAACGACGAAGGTGGCGCCATCAACGTCGCCCGTGAcgctgagggcgaggacacCATCCCCCACGTGATGCAGCGCTACAAGAAGCGCGGAGAGCCTTGGATGCTCGTTGTTGACGACAACT ACGGCGAGGGGTCTGCCCGTGAGCACGCCGCTCTCCAGCCCCGCTTCTATGGCTGTGGTCTGATCGTCGCTCGTTCGTTCGCCCGTATCCACGAGACCAACCTCAAG AAGCAGGGTGTCCTGCCGCTTTGGCTTTCGGACAAGGCCGACTACTCGAAGATCTCGGCCGGGGACAAGGTTCAGACCGAGGGCCTTAAGGAGCTtctcgagggcaaggccgaTGCGCAGATCCGCCTCAAGGTCACCAAGCCCtcgggcgaggtcgagtaTGTGCCTACCACGCACACTATGAGCGTCGACCAGCTCAACTGGCTCCGTGCCGGCTCTGCCCTCAACTACATCGGCGAGCAGGCCCGTGCTGCGGGAGCCATCTAA
- a CDS encoding uncharacterized protein (Belongs to the RecA family) encodes MSDNGDEENVFGYEAGLLDTVELTQQSVDELQAHGINVSDITKLKAAGIVTVLGVAQTPRKNLAKIKARIHLSNTDTQGLSEAKIEKLKEVSQKMLSITEVYGEFRTGKTQLCHTLCVTTQLPDEQGGASGRVAYIDTEGTFRPDRVRAVADRFGVDSQMALENILCARAWSSEQQCELLLELAVRFVEDRSYKLIIVDSIMNLFRQDYSGRGELSERQQFLARLQKLAEEFNVAVVLTNQVQADPGAAAMFAAASSAKPVGGHVLAHASATRIQLRKGRGDERIAKLQDSPDMPEGEATYCLKSGGWEDT; translated from the exons ATGTCCGAcaacggcgacgag GAGAACGTCTTTGGCTACGAGGCAGGCTTACTGGATACCGTAGAGCTAACCCAGCAGtccgtcgacgagctccaGGCCCAT GGCATCAATGTCTCGGACAtcaccaagctcaaggccgctGGCATTGTTAcggtcctcggcgtcgctcaGACGCCCCGGAAGAATCTCGCCAAGATCAAGGCACGTATCCATTTGAGTAATACTGACACCCAGGGTCTCTCTGAG GCCAAGATCGAGAAGCTGAAG GAAGTCAGCCAGAAGATGCTG AGCATCACTGAGGT GTACGGCGAGTTCCGTACAGGCAAGACCCAGCTCTGTCACACTCTCTGCGTCACCACCCAGCTTCCCGATGAACAGGGCGGTGCCAGTGGTCGTGTGGCCTATATCGACACAGA AGGCACTTTCCGCCCGGACCGCGTCcgtgccgtcgccgaccgcTTCGGCGTCGACAGCCAGATGGCACTCGAAAACATTCTTTGTGCCCGTGCATGGAGCTCTGAGCAGCAGtgcgagctcctcctcgagctcgccgtccg GTTCGTCGAAGACCGCTCCTACAAGCTCATCATCGTCGACAGTATTATGAACCTGTTCC GCCAGGATTACTCTGGTCGTGGCGAGTTGTCCGAGCGCCAGCAG TTCCTGGCACGTCTGCAGAAGCtagcggaggag TtcaacgtcgccgtcgtccttACCAACCAGGTCCAGGCCGATCCTGGA GCTGCCGCGAT GTTCGCTGCCGCATCGAGTGCTAAGCCCGTCGGCG gtcacgtcctcgcccacgc CTCTGCTACCCGGATCCAGCTCCGCAAGGGCcgtggcgacgagcgcatcgccaagctccaggACTCGCCGGACATGCCGGAGGGCGAAGCGACTTACTGCCTCAAGTCTGG TGGCTGGGAGG ACACCTAG